In a single window of the Helicoverpa zea isolate HzStark_Cry1AcR chromosome 9, ilHelZeax1.1, whole genome shotgun sequence genome:
- the LOC124633153 gene encoding nucleolar protein 12: protein MAKKKNKEGKKKINLVFDEAKRKDFLCGFRKRKLERKKKAQEELKQLLKEERKRIKQENKESYKKLVVSSRPIPDIEQLLQDEYEDEDVNVKIVELSTDTLQKKDLVIGENKPKEKINKVQDKTKNKGNQKPVAISGMGSDDENEEGSEQDENDDDDGNLKTKKEIKNMLKKQATKKIQKSKVFQMKSKLDRVQNKKKSMQKKGHMKSKSEPKKERGKKPKPDLRKDKSKKKSGRRKH, encoded by the exons ATGgcaaagaagaaaaataaagagggcaaaaagaaaataaacctaGTATTCGACGAAGCCAAGAGAAA AGATTTCTTGTGTGGGTTCCGTAAAAGAAAGTTAGAACGAAAGAAAAAAGCACAAGAAGAATTGAAACAGCTTTTAAAAGAGGAAAGAAAGAGGATAAAACAGGAG aataaggAGTCATACAAAAAACTGGTGGTGTCCAGCAGACCCATACCAGACATAGAGCAACTGCTTCAGGATGAATATGAAGACGAGGATGTTAACGTCAAAATTGTTGAACTGTCTACTGATACTTTACAGAAGAAAGATTTAGTCATTGGTGAAAATAAGCCTAAAgagaaaattaataaagtacaagacaaaactaaaaataaaggtaatcagaagccagtagctATTTCTGGGATGGGATCGGATGACGAAAATGAAGAAGGTTCTGAGCAAGacgagaatgatgatgatgatggcaacttaaaaactaagaaggaaataaaaaatatgttgaagaAACAAGCCACTAAGAAAATACAGAAGAGCAAAGTATTCCAAATGAAAAGTAAACTGGACagagtacaaaataaaaagaaatcaaTGCAGAAGAAAGGCCACATGAAAAGCAAATCTGAGCCAAAGAAAGAACGAGGGAAAAAGCCTAAACCAGATCTAAGGAAAGATAAATCTAAGAAAAAAAGTGGTAGaagaaaacattaa
- the LOC124633151 gene encoding endonuclease III-like protein 1, with product MPRGKTKVAASLSLKRKVGNNASAGINADNEEELNENIKSEGIEIKVEPPESSEDQSTSNKFDLSQFKFEKKPHVKIEFEKDSPVKEEPDTKGLWEPPNWKEFLINLRNMRSNNDAPVDTMGCHLSGDAKAAPEVYRYQCLISLMLSSQTKDQVTFAAMERLRARGLTIDNVLAMSDDELGKLIYPVGFWKTKVKYIKKTTQTLKEQYNGDIPDSVEKLCKLTGVGPKMAHICMLVAWDKVTGIGVDTHVHRISNRIGWVKKPTNTPDDTRKALQAWLPFELWSEVNHLLVGFGQTLCLPIGPMCHECLNRDICPSSGKGRKSPKKTPLKSAKKEDQSEKSDEENEVKPPKSRKVAPRKELIDDNKLISETNKDKLFVKLENENKSPRKRKVSPKKTEIIDETAGTDDMDDFATKPVKLAVDTAPKKKVTPTKKSNTKVTKPQDDFEDKDKLPVKTATRKKVTPNKKAKAADAQNVDEEDGSEQNPNIKKGGKKKVDNIEVKQSVNSTDSNSKPKKSPATRKSPRVKETNLSEPVTENDNTTVVQKKTRTTKK from the exons ATGCCGCGCGGCAAAACAAAAGTTGCTGCAAGTTTAAGTCTAAAGAGAAAGGTTGGAAACAATGCGAGCGCGGGGATTAATGCCGATAACGAAGAGGagttgaatgaaaatattaaatctgAGGGAATAGAAATCAAAGTAGAGCCACCAGAATCGTCAGAAGACCAGTCGACGTCCAACAAATTTGATTTAAGTCAGTTCAAATTCGAAAAGAAACCGCACGTTAAAATTGAATTCGAAAAAGATTCTCCGGTCAAAGAAGAG CCTGATACAAAAGGACTATGGGAACCTCCAAATTGGAAGGAGTTCCTAATAAACTTGAGGAATATGAGATCAAACAATGATGCACCAGTGGATACAATGGGCTGTCATTTGAGTGGGGATGCGAAAGCTGCACCTGAA GTTTACAGGTATCAATGCTTGATATCTCTAATGCTATCCAGCCAAACAAAGGATCAAGTAACATTTGCAGCCATGGAACGATTGAGAGCCAGAGGGTTGACGATAGACAATGTTTTGGCTATGAGTGATGATGAACTGGGCAAGTTGATATACCCAGTCGGATTCTGGAAG ACTAAAGTAAAGTACATAAAGAAAACAACACAAACCCTGAAGGAACAGTACAATGGAGATATTCCAGACTCAGTAGAGAAGCTGTGCAAGCTCACTGGAGTAGGACCCAAGATGGCACATATCTGCATGCTGGTAGCCTGGGACAAAGTCACTGGCATAG GGGTAGACACACATGTTCATAGAATAAGCAACAGAATAGGCTGGGTGAAGAAACCAACTAATACTCCAGATGACACAAGAAAAGCATTACAAGCATGGCTGCCTTTTGAACTTTGGAGTGAAGTTAACCATCTACTTGTAGGTTTTGGTCAAACTCTTTGCCTACCAATAGGACCAATGTGCCATGAATGCTTGAATAGAGACATCTGCCCATCTAGTGGCAAAGGCAGAAAGTCTCCTAAGAAAACTCCACTGAAAAGTGCAAAAAAAGAAGATCAAAGTGAAAAATCTGATGAAGAGAATGAAGTGAAGCCACCAAAAAGTAGGAAAGTCGCACCAAGAAAAGAACTAATTGATGACAACAAATtaatttctgaaacaaataaagataaactttttgttaaactTGAAAATGAGAATAAATCACCTCGCAAAAGAAAAGTATCACCAAAGAAAACAGAAATCATAGATGAGACAGCAGGGACTGATGATATGGATGATTTTGCGACGAAACCTGTTAAGCTGGCTGTAGACACTGCACCTAAGAAAAAGGTCACACCTACAAAGAAATCTAACACAAAAGTAACAAAGCCACAAGATGATTTTGAAGATAAAGATAAGTTACCTGTTAAAACTGCAACTAGAAAGAAAGTAACACCAAACAAAAAAGCAAAGGCTGCTGATGCACAGAATGTTGATGAAGAAGATGGTAGTGAACAAAATCCTAACATCAAAAAAGGTGGCAAAAAGAAAGTAGATAACATAGAAGTAAAACAGAGTGTGAACAGTACAGATAGTAATTCCAAGCCTAAAAAGTCGCCAGCAACTCGCAAATCTCCAAGAGTTAAGGAAACCAATTTATCTGAACCTGTCACAGAAAATGATAATACTACTGTTGTACAGAAGAAAACAAGAACAACTAaaaagtga